In Pseudofrankia saprophytica, one genomic interval encodes:
- a CDS encoding glycosyltransferase 87 family protein yields MPTAVTTSQSQRVPAPPATRSGPWRGRRSAALVGAGVGLAGLFAVQVVVLRQPGYLVSRPALLYLTMLWWALALITATLLVLAAPRRLALVLLLAATVAIPTVALTHGPRLSDDLYRYAWDGRVQAAGIDPYRYGPLDPELTGVRDGWLFPDSAGCTADHPRPHCTRLNYPRAHTIYPPVAQAYFTAVHVLPGPPREHKLQLYASLTSLALVGLLMAMLAARGRDPRLAAFYALTPLAGVDIGSDAHVDVLGALLALGAIAVLTSSGSREDAAPSAATPSSAPAPLPRRRAWLAGALLGAAVAVKLYPVLLLPALVGRGRRLRPVSLLCAAGAVVGLSYLPHVLAVGTGVLGFLPQYLNVEGYDQGSRFLLLAGLGLHGSAAKAVAAGVLATVTVAVLRADPDRVPVERAALWLVGAAFLTATPAQPWYGVLLAVLAVVAGRPEWLAVAAAGHSLYISLFTDLPGDAWTLRVSSYAVAAAIVLAATVARSARRRTCQDRPSTQQRGPTRPDPVARLPDGSGDGSPGRSHPASGNGESVAGPGPA; encoded by the coding sequence ATGCCGACCGCCGTCACCACCTCCCAGAGCCAGCGCGTTCCCGCGCCGCCGGCGACGCGGTCGGGGCCGTGGCGCGGGCGGCGCTCGGCGGCGCTGGTCGGGGCCGGCGTCGGGCTCGCGGGCCTGTTCGCCGTCCAGGTGGTCGTGCTGCGCCAGCCGGGCTACCTGGTCAGCCGTCCCGCCCTGCTGTACCTGACGATGCTGTGGTGGGCGCTCGCTCTGATCACGGCCACCCTGCTCGTGCTGGCCGCGCCCCGCCGGCTCGCGCTTGTCCTGCTGCTCGCCGCCACCGTCGCGATCCCCACCGTGGCCCTCACGCACGGCCCGCGGCTGTCCGACGATCTCTACCGCTACGCCTGGGACGGCAGGGTGCAGGCCGCCGGCATCGACCCCTACCGCTACGGTCCGCTCGACCCCGAGCTCACCGGAGTCCGGGACGGCTGGCTGTTCCCCGACTCGGCCGGCTGCACCGCCGACCACCCCCGCCCGCACTGCACCCGGCTGAACTACCCCCGGGCGCACACCATCTACCCGCCGGTGGCGCAGGCCTACTTCACCGCGGTCCACGTCCTGCCCGGGCCCCCACGCGAGCACAAGCTGCAGCTCTATGCGTCGCTCACCTCGCTGGCCCTGGTCGGCCTCCTCATGGCGATGCTGGCGGCGCGGGGCCGGGACCCGCGCCTCGCCGCCTTCTACGCGCTGACGCCGCTCGCCGGCGTCGACATCGGCTCCGACGCGCACGTCGATGTCCTCGGCGCGCTGCTCGCGCTCGGCGCCATCGCCGTCCTGACCTCGAGTGGGTCCCGGGAGGACGCGGCACCGTCCGCGGCCACGCCGTCCTCCGCGCCCGCGCCGCTGCCCCGGCGGCGGGCGTGGCTGGCGGGCGCGCTGCTCGGCGCGGCCGTGGCGGTCAAGCTCTACCCGGTGCTGCTGCTGCCCGCGCTGGTGGGGCGCGGCCGCCGCCTCCGGCCCGTCAGCCTGCTGTGCGCGGCCGGCGCGGTCGTCGGGTTGAGCTACCTCCCCCACGTCCTGGCGGTGGGAACGGGCGTCCTCGGCTTCCTCCCGCAGTACCTCAACGTCGAGGGATACGACCAGGGCAGCCGGTTCCTGCTGCTCGCCGGGCTCGGCCTGCACGGCAGCGCAGCCAAGGCCGTCGCGGCCGGCGTTCTCGCCACGGTCACCGTCGCGGTGCTGCGGGCCGACCCGGATCGCGTGCCGGTCGAACGGGCCGCGCTGTGGCTCGTCGGCGCCGCCTTCCTGACCGCCACGCCGGCCCAGCCCTGGTACGGCGTCCTGCTGGCCGTCCTCGCCGTCGTCGCCGGCAGGCCGGAATGGCTCGCCGTGGCGGCCGCCGGCCATTCCCTGTACATCTCGCTGTTCACCGACCTGCCCGGCGACGCCTGGACGCTGCGGGTCAGCTCCTACGCCGTCGCCGCGGCCATCGTGCTCGCCGCCACCGTCGCCCGTTCCGCCCGGCGCCGGACATGCCAAGATCGGCCGTCGACCCAGCAGCGGGGCCCGACCCGGCCAGACCCGGTCGCGCGACTCCCGGACGGGAGCGGCGATGGGTCACCTGGCCGGTCTCACCCTGCGAGCGGGAACGGTGAGTCTGTGGCCGGGCCCGGCCCCGCCTAG
- a CDS encoding L,D-transpeptidase family protein, which translates to MPVLRPGATGPEIELLQHQLSAAGYWLGTADGTFGQLTQQAVLAVQKAAGIELDGMVGPATRAAIDRGTRPAGRSTQGLVLEVDKGRQLLMVVRDGQVETIFNTSSGTEEIYYHDGVQYLADTPPGTWHIYRQVDGVDHGSLGDLYRPKYFHTDGIAIHGYASVPARAASHGCIRVTNAAMDWFWSSANAAIGTTVLVY; encoded by the coding sequence GTGCCGGTCCTGCGGCCGGGCGCGACCGGACCGGAGATCGAGCTACTGCAGCATCAGCTGTCGGCGGCCGGCTACTGGCTGGGAACCGCGGACGGGACGTTCGGGCAGCTCACCCAGCAGGCGGTGCTCGCCGTGCAGAAGGCCGCGGGAATAGAGCTGGACGGGATGGTCGGCCCGGCCACCCGAGCCGCGATCGACCGCGGCACACGGCCAGCGGGACGCAGCACGCAGGGTCTGGTCCTGGAGGTGGACAAGGGCAGGCAGTTGCTGATGGTCGTGCGCGACGGCCAGGTGGAGACCATCTTCAACACCTCCAGCGGCACGGAGGAGATCTACTACCACGACGGTGTCCAGTACCTGGCCGACACCCCGCCGGGTACCTGGCACATCTACCGGCAGGTGGACGGGGTCGACCACGGCAGCCTCGGCGACCTCTACCGGCCGAAGTACTTCCACACCGACGGCATCGCCATCCACGGCTATGCGTCGGTGCCGGCCCGGGCGGCCTCCCACGGCTGTATCCGGGTGACCAACGCGGCGATGGACTGGTTCTGGTCCTCCGCCAATGCCGCGATCGGCACGACCGTCCTGGTCTACTGA
- the thrS gene encoding threonine--tRNA ligase produces the protein MREETTMHDHRKLGRELGLFGTDPLIGAGLPYWLPDGATVRHTLEEYIRDQERRAGYRHVYSPVLGKRELYEISGHWSHYSEDMFPPMDLGGEQVVLRPSLCPHHAVIYRSSSHSYRELPLRIAELGGMYRSELSGVLGGLTRVRAIQLNDAHIFCTLEQVADEACAALEMIRRAYQALGIVATRYRLSLPGPGGKYVAAPELWRRSTALLAEVLDRVGLRYEAAEGEAAFYGPKIDVQVTDSAGRESTLSTVQVDFHQPERFDLHYVGADGAKHRPVMVHRSVIGSVERAIAHLVEQHGGAFPAWLAPTQLVILPISEAEAPNASALARRCLDLGLRAEVAGPERGSLGARIREARLVPYQGVVGAKEAADGQMALRLRDGRRLGPWSADDVLTRIHALVQAHHTDLWGPDAS, from the coding sequence ATCCGCGAGGAGACCACCATGCATGACCACCGCAAGCTCGGCCGTGAGCTGGGCCTGTTCGGCACCGATCCGTTGATCGGCGCGGGGCTGCCGTACTGGCTGCCCGACGGCGCGACCGTACGGCACACCTTGGAGGAGTACATCCGCGACCAGGAGCGGCGGGCGGGCTACCGGCACGTGTACTCACCGGTGCTTGGCAAGCGGGAGTTGTACGAGATTTCCGGGCACTGGTCGCACTACAGCGAGGACATGTTCCCGCCCATGGATCTGGGAGGTGAGCAGGTCGTCCTACGGCCGAGTCTGTGCCCACATCACGCGGTGATCTACCGTTCCAGTTCCCACAGCTACCGCGAGCTGCCTCTGCGGATCGCCGAGCTGGGCGGCATGTACCGCTCGGAGCTGTCGGGCGTACTTGGCGGCCTGACCCGCGTGCGGGCCATCCAGCTCAACGACGCGCACATCTTCTGCACCCTGGAACAGGTCGCCGACGAAGCATGCGCGGCGCTGGAGATGATCCGCCGGGCGTACCAGGCGTTGGGCATCGTTGCGACCCGCTACCGGCTCTCCCTCCCGGGCCCAGGCGGCAAGTACGTCGCGGCGCCCGAGCTGTGGCGGCGCTCCACCGCGCTGCTGGCTGAGGTCCTGGATCGCGTCGGACTGCGCTACGAGGCCGCTGAGGGAGAGGCTGCCTTCTACGGACCGAAGATCGACGTCCAGGTCACCGACAGCGCCGGCAGGGAGTCCACCCTGTCCACCGTCCAGGTCGACTTCCACCAGCCCGAGCGGTTCGACCTGCACTACGTCGGCGCGGACGGTGCCAAGCACCGGCCGGTCATGGTCCACCGCAGCGTCATCGGCAGCGTGGAACGGGCGATCGCGCATCTCGTCGAGCAGCACGGCGGGGCGTTCCCCGCCTGGCTCGCCCCCACCCAGCTGGTGATTCTCCCGATCTCCGAGGCCGAGGCGCCGAACGCCTCGGCCCTGGCCAGACGCTGCCTCGACCTGGGGCTGCGCGCCGAGGTCGCCGGCCCGGAACGTGGCAGTCTGGGCGCGCGCATCCGGGAGGCTCGCCTGGTCCCCTACCAGGGGGTCGTCGGCGCCAAGGAAGCCGCCGACGGCCAGATGGCCCTGCGCCTGCGCGACGGACGCCGCCTCGGCCCGTGGTCCGCCGACGACGTCCTCACCCGTATCCACGCTCTCGTCCAAGCCCACCACACCGACCTGTGGGGCCCCGACGCCTCATGA
- a CDS encoding penicillin-binding transpeptidase domain-containing protein, translated as MTTVAVVLLVGVTATIVSVVAPGKKSHPVVGFVPTGASPEQDGEQITTAFLNAWGAGSLGLAASYTDSPQAAEAALAAYRAGLHLGTLSGSPTGATQLTGSVPTDSAPPESPSTPRVKVTIAVNALVAAAAGTGTISGSWSYHSSLVAYQKPDSPAWSIAWAPANLAPNLTATTHLAAVPVAPKATSVLDSSGNSLTSYQDPGLNTIAGVLKDSPPKDLGQPGLAVEIQSADGTPVKGTQAAITAPVDATLATTINPKAEQAARSAVAEHPQSSIVAIQPSTGQILAIANNAGYNDFALTAAVAPGSTAKIISAAALITHGVLTASTPVACPAVYTVQGISYHNDKDESEPASTPFSYDFAQSCNNAFSQWWQQESDGRLASVAKEYFGLNQPWDIGLGEPATYYKQSPSASGSELAQNMFGQGHITASPLAIASVAATVAAGTFKQPILLPGASQIAATPLPASVDAQLKTMMRDVVTEGTAAGLGFGPTVYAKTGTADVDNQGQPNSWFVAFDPARDVAVACLVLNAGYGAQFAAPEVQHFLASY; from the coding sequence GTGACGACCGTGGCCGTGGTCCTCCTGGTCGGCGTCACCGCGACCATCGTGAGCGTGGTCGCGCCAGGCAAGAAGAGCCATCCCGTCGTCGGGTTCGTGCCGACGGGGGCCTCCCCCGAGCAGGACGGCGAGCAGATCACCACCGCGTTCCTGAATGCGTGGGGGGCCGGCAGCCTCGGGTTGGCGGCCAGCTACACCGACAGCCCGCAGGCCGCCGAGGCGGCGCTCGCCGCGTACCGTGCGGGCCTCCATCTCGGGACGCTGAGCGGCTCGCCCACCGGCGCCACACAGCTGACCGGCAGTGTGCCTACAGACAGCGCGCCGCCCGAGTCCCCGTCGACGCCGCGGGTCAAGGTCACCATCGCGGTGAACGCCCTGGTCGCGGCCGCGGCAGGCACCGGGACGATCAGTGGTTCCTGGAGCTACCACTCGTCGCTGGTCGCCTACCAGAAGCCGGACTCGCCAGCGTGGTCCATCGCGTGGGCACCTGCCAACCTCGCGCCGAACCTCACCGCGACCACCCACCTCGCCGCCGTCCCGGTGGCGCCGAAGGCGACATCCGTCCTCGACTCCAGCGGCAACAGCCTCACCTCGTATCAGGACCCGGGCCTGAACACGATCGCGGGAGTACTGAAGGACAGCCCACCCAAGGACCTGGGGCAACCGGGACTCGCCGTCGAGATCCAGTCCGCCGACGGCACACCGGTCAAGGGCACCCAGGCAGCAATCACCGCGCCGGTCGACGCCACTCTGGCCACTACCATCAACCCCAAGGCGGAGCAGGCCGCGCGCAGCGCCGTCGCGGAGCACCCGCAAAGTTCGATCGTCGCCATCCAGCCGTCCACCGGCCAGATCCTGGCTATCGCCAACAACGCCGGCTACAACGACTTCGCGCTCACCGCCGCGGTGGCACCAGGCTCGACCGCTAAGATCATCTCGGCCGCGGCGCTGATCACCCACGGGGTCCTCACCGCGAGCACCCCGGTCGCCTGCCCAGCCGTCTACACGGTGCAGGGCATCAGCTACCACAACGACAAGGACGAGTCCGAGCCGGCGTCGACGCCTTTCTCCTACGACTTCGCCCAGTCCTGCAACAACGCGTTCAGCCAGTGGTGGCAGCAGGAGAGCGACGGCCGCCTCGCCTCGGTGGCCAAGGAGTACTTCGGCCTCAACCAGCCCTGGGACATCGGCCTCGGCGAACCCGCCACCTACTACAAGCAGTCGCCAAGCGCGAGCGGCTCCGAGCTGGCCCAGAACATGTTCGGCCAGGGCCACATCACCGCGTCTCCGCTCGCGATCGCCTCAGTCGCGGCCACCGTCGCGGCCGGGACCTTCAAGCAGCCCATCCTGCTGCCCGGAGCCTCGCAGATCGCCGCGACGCCCCTGCCCGCCAGCGTCGACGCGCAGCTGAAGACCATGATGCGCGATGTGGTCACCGAGGGCACGGCCGCCGGGCTCGGGTTCGGCCCGACCGTCTACGCCAAGACGGGGACCGCGGACGTCGACAACCAGGGGCAGCCCAACAGCTGGTTCGTGGCCTTCGACCCAGCCCGGGACGTCGCCGTCGCCTGCCTTGTCCTCAACGCAGGGTACGGCGCCCAGTTCGCCGCCCCGGAAGTTCAGCACTTCCTGGCCAGCTACTAG